In Mangrovibacterium diazotrophicum, one genomic interval encodes:
- the dprA gene encoding DNA-processing protein DprA, giving the protein MANPEKLAYYIALSLIPGIGCINAKKLFAYMGSVEAIFEAGQKHFQKVPGIGSVLGQSIIEHRDLDRGKRELDFLQKYKIQTSLYWDDNYPARLKRCVDAPLVLFAKGNLNWNAERIVAIVGTRNATDYGKKVCDELVSAMAERGGYVVVSGLAYGIDSAAHKACLQHGVSTWAVLAHGLDKIYPALHRSLAEKMLGQGGLVTDFISETDIERQNFLRRNRIVAGLADATIVVESAEKGGALVTADIAGSYNRDVFAVPGRSSDTFSRGCNELIRDNKACLIQGLEDLELFMGWQAKPDKAPKIQKQLFVELSNEEQTVFDALSADSIYIDQLCQLVQMPMGKVSALLLNLEFNGLVASLPGKMYRKN; this is encoded by the coding sequence ATGGCAAACCCTGAGAAACTGGCTTATTATATTGCGCTGTCGCTTATTCCCGGTATTGGCTGTATCAATGCCAAGAAACTATTTGCATACATGGGAAGTGTGGAGGCTATTTTTGAAGCCGGCCAAAAACACTTTCAGAAAGTTCCCGGTATCGGGAGTGTGCTGGGCCAAAGCATCATTGAGCATCGTGATTTGGATCGCGGAAAACGAGAGCTCGACTTTCTGCAGAAATATAAAATTCAAACTTCGCTTTATTGGGACGATAATTATCCGGCACGGTTGAAGCGCTGCGTGGATGCGCCGCTGGTTCTTTTCGCCAAAGGAAATCTAAATTGGAATGCAGAACGAATTGTTGCGATTGTTGGGACGCGCAATGCAACCGACTACGGTAAAAAGGTCTGCGACGAGCTGGTTTCGGCAATGGCTGAGCGCGGCGGTTACGTTGTGGTGAGTGGTTTGGCCTACGGGATTGATTCGGCAGCACACAAGGCTTGCTTGCAACATGGGGTTTCAACCTGGGCGGTTTTGGCGCACGGACTGGACAAGATTTATCCGGCGTTGCACCGCTCGCTGGCTGAAAAGATGCTCGGTCAGGGAGGACTTGTTACCGATTTTATCAGTGAAACGGATATTGAACGGCAGAACTTTTTGCGGCGCAACCGGATTGTGGCAGGTTTGGCTGATGCAACCATTGTTGTTGAATCGGCCGAGAAGGGTGGTGCGCTGGTGACTGCAGATATTGCCGGTTCGTACAATCGGGATGTGTTTGCAGTTCCGGGCAGAAGTTCCGATACTTTTTCGCGTGGCTGTAACGAACTGATTCGCGATAACAAAGCCTGCTTGATCCAAGGTTTAGAGGATCTGGAACTATTTATGGGCTGGCAGGCGAAACCAGATAAAGCGCCTAAAATTCAGAAACAGCTTTTTGTGGAACTCAGCAACGAGGAACAAACGGTGTTCGACGCCTTGTCGGCTGATTCAATTTATATCGACCAGCTTTGTCAGTTGGTGCAAATGCCGATGGGAAAAGTCTCAGCTCTTCTGCTTAACCTCGAATTTAATGGGCTGGTGGCGAGCCTGCCGGGGAAGATGTACCGAAAAAACTGA
- the aroB gene encoding 3-dehydroquinate synthase, producing MTASNIHSNIIFSQQIETELENIVSSFPVGKVFLLTEETPAKLCLPLIQNLIDKYQIRITTIEGGETHKSIRSVEKVWEVLSKYGADRKSLLINIGGGMLTDLGGFAASTFKRGMAFINIPTTLLAQVDASLGGKTGINFNGLKNEIGVFNEPNAVIINTNFLKTIDFENFLSGYAEMLKHGLIKNPAHWEELMVYDFDNIDYEALQEIIAHSVDVKKWHVENDLTEKNIRKALNFGHTVGHAFESYALHEGRPILHGYAVVYGMIAELYLSAAKCGFDKLLLDQISKWMLEKYGKFEIKPDDYEALYELMTHDKKNEGSRINFTLISKIGQVEINQDCPKELIFEALDYYSQLSV from the coding sequence ATGACTGCATCAAATATACATTCGAATATCATCTTTTCCCAACAGATCGAAACGGAACTCGAAAATATCGTCAGCTCCTTTCCGGTTGGGAAAGTATTCTTACTAACGGAGGAAACACCAGCAAAGTTGTGTTTGCCGCTGATTCAAAATTTAATTGACAAATACCAGATCAGGATTACCACCATTGAAGGGGGCGAGACCCACAAGTCGATCCGTTCGGTGGAGAAAGTCTGGGAAGTACTCTCGAAATACGGCGCCGACCGCAAATCGCTGCTCATCAACATTGGTGGCGGCATGCTCACCGATCTTGGTGGTTTTGCAGCGTCTACCTTTAAGCGCGGCATGGCTTTCATCAATATCCCAACCACTTTGCTGGCACAAGTTGATGCCTCGCTGGGTGGAAAAACCGGAATCAACTTTAACGGCTTGAAAAACGAAATTGGTGTTTTCAACGAGCCCAATGCCGTTATTATCAACACCAATTTCCTGAAAACCATCGATTTTGAGAATTTCCTTTCCGGTTATGCTGAAATGCTGAAACACGGGTTGATCAAAAATCCCGCCCATTGGGAAGAGCTGATGGTTTACGATTTCGACAATATTGATTACGAAGCGCTGCAGGAAATCATCGCCCACTCGGTAGATGTGAAGAAATGGCACGTTGAAAACGACCTCACCGAAAAGAATATCCGCAAAGCGTTGAACTTCGGGCACACCGTTGGACACGCATTTGAAAGCTACGCGCTGCACGAAGGCCGCCCAATCCTTCACGGTTATGCTGTGGTTTACGGAATGATTGCCGAGCTTTATCTTTCTGCCGCTAAATGTGGTTTCGACAAGCTGCTGCTGGACCAGATTTCGAAATGGATGCTCGAAAAATACGGCAAGTTCGAAATTAAGCCTGACGATTACGAAGCGCTGTACGAACTGATGACACACGATAAAAAGAACGAAGGCAGCCGTATCAATTTCACACTGATCTCGAAAATCGGACAGGTTGAAATTAACCAGGATTGCCCCAAAGAATTAATTTTTGAAGCGCTTGATTACTACAGCCAATTGAGTGTTTAG
- a CDS encoding 3-phosphoshikimate 1-carboxyvinyltransferase, which yields MKFQVSKNDKKVYGTINLPASKSIANRALIIHALSYSPYEIQNLSTSDDTKVLKKVLESNTNLFDIGHAGTAMRFLTAFLSQIVGEWVITGSERMKQRPIKVLVDALNELGARIEYMENEGFPPLKIYGSHLKGKILELDGSISSQYISALLMIAPTLEDGLTLRLKNKITSRSYIEMTLKLMKQFGVDAIFKGNEIRIPQQKYQPIEYTVEGDWSGASYWYEILSLAEEGEIKLPNLHLISLQGDCNIAPWFKPFGVESEAYDGGIIIRKTANIQPKKLTLDFLENPDIAQTMAVLCVMKGVPFHFTGLETLKIKETNRIAALQNELAKFGAQLVEPQHGELAWDGTFPFKKQDVPFISTYHDHRMALAFAPAAFFGAVEIDDAMVVTKSYPSFYEDLKLVGFDVKEA from the coding sequence ATGAAGTTCCAGGTATCAAAAAACGACAAGAAGGTTTACGGCACGATTAACCTGCCGGCCTCGAAAAGTATTGCCAACCGTGCATTGATTATTCACGCGCTGAGCTACAGCCCATACGAAATTCAGAACCTCTCGACCAGCGACGACACGAAAGTGCTGAAAAAGGTTTTGGAGTCGAACACCAACCTGTTCGACATTGGCCACGCCGGAACAGCCATGCGTTTCCTGACGGCTTTCCTGTCGCAAATTGTTGGCGAATGGGTAATCACCGGTTCGGAACGGATGAAACAGCGTCCTATCAAAGTGCTGGTTGATGCGTTGAACGAACTGGGCGCGAGAATCGAATACATGGAAAACGAAGGTTTTCCTCCGTTGAAAATCTACGGTTCGCACCTGAAAGGAAAAATTCTGGAATTGGACGGCAGCATCAGCAGCCAATACATTTCGGCCCTGTTGATGATCGCTCCGACTTTGGAAGACGGTCTGACATTGCGTCTGAAAAATAAGATCACGTCTCGCTCGTACATCGAGATGACGTTGAAACTGATGAAACAATTCGGCGTGGATGCGATTTTCAAAGGAAACGAAATCCGCATTCCGCAACAAAAATACCAACCGATTGAGTACACCGTTGAAGGTGACTGGTCTGGCGCTTCGTACTGGTACGAGATTCTTTCGTTGGCAGAAGAAGGTGAAATTAAATTGCCAAACCTGCACCTGATCAGTTTGCAGGGAGATTGCAATATCGCGCCTTGGTTCAAACCATTTGGTGTTGAAAGCGAGGCTTACGATGGTGGCATTATCATCCGCAAAACAGCCAATATTCAGCCTAAAAAACTGACGCTCGACTTCCTTGAAAACCCCGATATTGCACAAACCATGGCTGTTCTGTGTGTTATGAAAGGTGTTCCGTTCCACTTTACCGGCCTGGAAACCTTGAAAATTAAGGAAACTAACCGTATTGCCGCCCTGCAAAATGAGCTGGCTAAGTTTGGTGCGCAACTGGTTGAGCCGCAACATGGCGAATTAGCCTGGGATGGCACTTTCCCGTTCAAAAAGCAGGATGTACCGTTCATTTCAACTTATCACGATCACCGCATGGCGCTGGCTTTTGCTCCGGCCGCTTTCTTTGGTGCTGTTGAAATCGACGACGCGATGGTGGTTACCAAATCCTATCCGTCTTTCTACGAAGATTTAAAACTGGTCGGCTTCGACGTTAAAGAAGCCTGA